A window of Osmerus mordax isolate fOsmMor3 chromosome 11, fOsmMor3.pri, whole genome shotgun sequence genomic DNA:
AAGTGTGTGCCTTTGTAGAGTTTATCTTTTCAAGTGTATTCCGTCATTTATAAGATATTGAATTATATTCTAATGATAATACCCATGCGCATGAGTAACATCAcaaataggcctatattaaTGTGATTTTATATCTATACCTTTCCATGAAGTTACCATAAGACATCGGACCATTAATGAAACTCTATTCAAATGCAATGAATTATCTTGCCTATCGTTGCCAAATGGTTTCTAActaaacaaacacaatcacaatgTGCTTAAATTGCACTCCCTTAGGTCAATTAGATGGAATTAAGTTGTTCTTCGCTGAACCTGCATGTACGACTGTTTATTGTTGATGGTAATTCAACCAATATCAGAGCTATTAATGAGATATAAattaaaatgttgtttttatATAAATCTATATAAAGTCCAGGGTAACACCTTTCCACTTAAAAACATAATGACTTCGGGTGGTCACTGAAAATCGGATGCCCAATTGACCATATGGTAGGCTAATTATAGGTCTAACTGAAAAGTATCATTTCTAACGGGCGCCCATATAACATGATAAGAAGGCTGCGCCTTTCTCATATCCTTGCAATgtgatttgttttattttgtgtgaAATACTTTCAATTGATTTGTCTCGCAGATTACAGTGCACTGCGTTATGAGTGAACAATCTTGGATTAATATAAGTGCAAATCAATTAATACGTTTcattaaattattttattaatccaattcaaaataaaaacacaacatttctacACATTAATACAGCAAGTGTTTCTGTAGACGGTTCTCTTCAGTTCTCTTTTTCTACAGGACAAATAAACTATAGGCCTTTAGGCCTTTTACTTATCAGAAAATAAAAAGACTTTAATTAAGGCGCAGCCGAACTCTTTCGGTGTCTAAAAAGAGCTTTTCCCCATGTGAATCCTTCTCTACTCATAAAAAATATTTACACAAATCAAAGATGAGCGAGCAACAGACCTCCCCAGCTCCCCATTGCGCAAAGTAAGTGAATATCCGTTGACAATGATCACGCGCTCTCCAGGTAGTTCACCCAGGCAGACTCAAAACTATTATCATAAATCCCCAAAGTAGCGATTTGACTTAATACGGGCTATACTACCACGGCCTCCACATGGATTTGGAGTAGGTGATAGTAGGTATGTTCTGGGCCTCTTGGTTCTGCGAAGGCTCACTGGCACTCTGGTTGTGCTCGCTGTCGGTGTCGTCCAAGTCCGAGCACAGGTCCTcgatggaggagggggcgggagagAGGACCGAGGACAGGCCGCCTATACTCCTGCCTCCGGGTGATGCCAGCGCAGCGCATAGCGCCTCCCCAATCGGCCAAGTGCTGCCATTGTTACTTGAGGTATCCGATATTAAATCCATGAACATGTCCTGAAAGTGTTCCTCGTTAAGGGGCATGCACTCTAACAGATGGTTGAGGAGCTCTGCTGCGACCGTTGCATCTATCCCGGGACAGTTAGACACGAACATATGGACCTCGTGCATGCATTGGATGTAGCCAGCCGCGAATCTCTCACTGGCTTCTCGGTTCAATGATTCCGTCTCTacaaagcaaaaaaagaaaaaacaaagagGTGGAATAAGACACGTTGAATAATAAACACATGAACAGGTGGAGATGGTAGCCTTACAAATGTTAATCTTCATGCAAGGCCAGTCAGTCATTAATCATTATGTGCTCTATTACCTTGAGTACGATTTTTTAGAATGTGTTCCACTCTCTTCACTGTCATCTCCAGAACCTCTGCGTTCTCCATCTTGGACTGAAGCTGTGAGGACAAGAAGTAGACACGGATTACGTTTCATATGTTGTATTATTCTGTAAACATTTGGGTTGAGGCTCCCGAGTCTCTGCACAGCGTAGGGGAAGGTGCGGAGGAGGTGCGCCAAACTCACGTCAGTCTCGGTAAGCATAGTCCGGAGCTCCTGCAAACTCTCGTTGATGCGAGCACgcctcttcttctccaccaAAGGTTTTCTTGTCTGTAACAAAACAAGACAGGATTCCTGTGTAAATACTTTGTAACAGGAGCGCCATATAGCCAACGATTTACAATGCGCACAACATCGTAACTCCAGTTCAGACGCCCCTACCTTTCTGTCTCCTTTATTCACTCCATAGTATTCATCCTCATCCAAGCAGAGTCCGTTCTTGTTGGGTCGAGCCGAGGGGGCCATGTTGTTTGGAGCCCGAGCGGTGCAGAGATAGCCGTTTTGTATTCCACTGTGCTAGTTCTCCGGTCCGGTAAGCAGAGCAGCTGGCAAACGGACCCGTTCAGAGAGAATCTATAAACTACAGGCGCAGCACCACGCGTTTATTGTGCAATCCTAGCGAGACGTGCTGTTGGCGCTGAGTAGTTGTTGTAAGTATTTATAGCGCCTCATTTGCATATGAATGCCGGATTTTGGCTGCACCAGCCAGGGGACAACAGCGCGCACACCGTGGGAGCCAATCAGCGCCCGCTCCTTTGTCTTTGACCAGCCCTGGCTGCGCCGTGCGGATCAGTAGCGGTCACAATAAATCATCTTGTGGGTTAAGTGACCGACGACGATTTTTTTGTCGTCATACGATAGCTGTACAACATTTTGAAACCGTTGAGATGCGCATTAAGTAGCCGACTGTTGGGGATGGGATTGTGGTCAAAATATTCTATGAATTAATGGAAGGGACACTGAGGACATTGTCATGCTACACCAGGTAGTGtaaaatgggagtcagatggctgagcggtgagggaatcgggctagtaatccgaaggttgccagttcgattcccggtcatgccaactgacgttgtgtccttgggcaaggtacttcaccctacttgcctcgggggtatgtccctgtacttactgcaagtcgctctggataagagcgtctgctaaatgactaaatgtaatgtagtgttCAGTTATTACATGCTTGTAATGACTGACCTGAAAACGAAGTATGAAATTtcatttttattctgacaaCGAATAAAGTAGCTAAGGAATGAATGGTTGGAATGGTTAATGGTCACATTGTGCAAGCTGTAATTTTAAAGACGTATTATTTTGGTCATTGTTCTGTAGATGTTCATTATTTAAATTATATACGACATGTTTCTGACAACCATTTTGTTCTAATATGACTTGAAAGATTACATACAGGACTACCTCAAAACATTCATCCTTTTGTTCTGCCCAAACCCCTTCCCATTTTATAGTGCTTTGCCGTCCAAGACTCTAAGGACGTCTCTCTGCGCGGATTGGCGGATGTAACGCGATGCCTTCAGTTAGCAGCTGCTGGCGGCGGCCCCTTGGCCAAAACTGAATCAGCCCGGGGAATTAAGGGCCCTTCCCCAAAGAAAACGACAGGTGTTAGCCTGCGCCTCGTTTGTTCTCGTCGTTGTTTAGTGACTCTTCTGATTTGTGTGGAATGGCACTCTCACGCACTGCAGATAGGAGATATAAGAATAGGAAGCACTGAGTTTCAAAGTTGTATGTTGCGCAGACTATAGACTATTGCTTTTAATTGTATATTGTGCAAGCTGAGCGAGTACACTTGTAGGCCTATGTTAAAGACAACAGCAATTGGGTGATGGTTTCTCAAATTGGTCCACATCACATATTAAGATGCCAAATTTCAACGTTAGTTAGTCTTTTACACGCACAATGTACATTTCCTTAGCATATATGTTTGAGACAAGATCTCAACTCTTGCCCTTGTTGCATGTGTTATGTATGTGTACAGCGTATTGTCATGCAAATTGCCCCCACAATAGAGCATTGGTGTTCATTCCAAGTGCAGGAGATTTTATTTTTCAGGTAGGGTAAACAAAATTATATCGTTTGGGATCACTTTTTACACACGGTGTTTCCGCCAGGGCAATAAATAGAGTAGGCTATCTACAATCCCAAATGATGACAGAACTCCGGGGCTTTGAAGTGGAGGGATTTGGCACCTCGCCACCCCCACGCTTCGCTCCAGATCTCCCTTAATGGTCTGGACTGTGGAGAGCGCAGCTGTCTCGGCCCGCTTTTGTTCGGGAACTCGCAGAGGGGCTGCAGgcgccccttccctcctccaccactcctACCCGCGGGCTTCATTAGATCTGTCGCCAATTATAATGGGTTTACCATTGGGAGGGAACAGACAGTGTACAATTTTTCACACATAATTCAAGTAATGAACCATTCCCTAGTTATGGTGGCAACAATGTGGAGTTAAAAACGCGGGCATACATATTTTCAAATTTATTTTAAGATGATGACTGACTAAAATGGTAACACGTTCAGTAGCATAGCATAACGTCACTGGCATATTCCCAGGGTCATTGTCCAAGTACCCTAATGTTGACCTCCTGTGGTTTCTAAACCACCTGTTAACCAAAACATACACAATCCACACCCTCATCAGCATGCAGCTTTATCATAAACATCAACGGAAGTTTACAGCATGACAGTTGTATATTCTATACAATTAATGTAAGCTTATGGTTTTCTTATAATCTTTCTTGACGGTTTTATTTTCTGCATTTGATTAGTGATGGTTGGATCACATCACAGCTTCTGAATCAGTAAAGGGTAGTGTAGGTAAAGTTTAGTCAAATTCAGATTAGCCAACTCATCAAAAGAGAATGACTATCCAAAGGCAAATAATTGAAAGTATGTCAACCAGATTATTATTTCAAAATCTGTGGTATGTAATAAAATGGTTTGAAATAAGGTTTGAAATGTGAAAAAGAGACCAAGTGTACATTGCCTATACATTGTACTTTATTAATATTggttaaaatacaaaaaaggaGGAAGTATAAAAGGTAAATTATGCATAGAAGCTAAGGAGCAAAGTTGAAACATATtattcaaaaataaataaaaagttaaTACAATAAATATAAGAAAATATTAATAAGAGCCTTCTACAATGCAGGCTACAGGAAGTCAACTTCTGACTGGAAGTACTGAAAGGTCTGTATAGAATCATAGCACACCTAAAATACACTGGAACAAAACCGCCCCACACTTTAGTCTTCTGAGTAAGCATATCTATAAGATACATAACAGAGGAGGGTCTAACATGGAAATTGAGAGCACAGGCCAAAGTCCCACAACATCCTTCACCATGGTCTCCACATCTCCAGCATGCCCAGATGAGGGCTGTGGAGGTGGGGACTGCTGGCCAGGAACAGGGCCCTTTCCTGGgccccagagggagagagagacccctcTCTCTGGATCAGCCTCCCAGGCCGTGGGTCTCCTCGGGCAGGTGTGCTTGGGGCAGCAAGTCCCTGTCTGGGTGGAGGGACATCATGCCGGGTGTTAGCCTGCAGAGTTGGCTCTTCTGTGGATCTGGGCAGGGACTTGAGCAGGTGGTTGAGCAGACGTGAACCCAGGGTTTTGTCCATCCACTCACAAGTGAGCAGCATGTTATGGACCTCGTGCATACACTGGATGTAGCCTGTGCTGTACTTCTGTTGGGCCTCCAGGCCTAGAGTTGGATCTGGTGTGGGATGGGCATGGATGGAGATTGTCAATTAAACATGTCATAGCGCCTCTTTGTGGAGGCATTTAGGAACTGCAAGTAAACATTGTAAGTTTGTCATAGTCCTTTCCCAAGCCAATATTAacaagttttctttttttattgtaatTTATACTTGTTGTCATTGCCTTCTGCTGACTATACGTGGACAGTATTCTAAAGGCCTACTATGTACAGTTGTTGTAAGAACAATACTATGCAACAGTTTGCCCAATAAACAGATATTGTGATTTGTTTGAAAACTTACCACAGAATGTGTTGCTCTGAATGTTCTGCAGATGTTTCACTGTCATCTCAAGAATGTCAGCCTTTTCAAGTTTCGATTGCTGATGAGGATAACTGAAGTTAGACTACAATCCGCGAATACTGATGGGCTAAAGAGCTACACAATTCTATGAAAATTCTAGGCTACAGAAAATAATACACTCACGTCAAGCCTGAAAGCTCCGACGACAGTTTCTTTAAGTTGGTCCAAACAATTATTTATCCTTTCCCGTCGTTTCCTCTCAATAAGTGGCTTTCTCAGCTGAAgatgaaatgaatgaaaatgTACTCGGTTAATGTTGAGTAAGTGAATATACTGCATATGCCTAGTCACAAACTAAGGCACAGATTCACAAACACTTAAGATGAAGCCTACATCCTATATCCGATGAAAGACACCTGTGGATGTAATCCAAGGAAAGTAGTCAactacctttctctcttccttggcACTTGAATGTTTCCCCACGGTATGCGCCATGGCAGAAGCGGTCATGTCTCCTATACTGCGCGCTGGTTGTGTGAGAATGACTTGCCTGTCAGAATCTTAGATCGTCTTTGGGGCAATCCGCGCGGAGCACCCCTCCTATTTATAGGACAGAATTAGCATGTGAATGCTCAAGCTCTTTGGCTGAGGTATTTTCCCACACACGGGGTCGCTCCCAGCGGCCCGCTCCCATCAGTCAAGACTGACAGGTCACTGCCTCTATTCAATAGCCGGGCTACCCGccctgaaaaaaaaaacacacaagcgACAGATGTCCAGCCTGAAACCATGCACCCCCACAAAATCCTCCCgtttcctctccctcactcgctTCTCATAGGGCATCACGTGACGCAAAGCGCGCGGGTTCCCCCAGGATTGTCATTCCCAGGGACGAACAAGAGTGTGCAATTACCGTCGATACACCGGGGACCATTCTGCTATTCACGTCAATGAACTTGAGCAGCATTACCTGGAAAAAGGCGAAACCAATCCCCTGAAATTTCACCAAATAGGCTAGACCAATACCCATGCCCCTTCGGCTattgatgtttgtttttttactttacAAGTGTAGCTATACTGTGAACCACACGTTGATCAACCTCACCCACTTGTtaacatttaaattaaataaaaaaagtgttttggcGTACATTTGGTAGAGATATAGCCTTGATTTTGAAGGCGTGCATTCAAATTTATGTTAAGATACAGGTAGGCTATTAACATTAGACCAATCAGATAAACATTAACATTGCTGTGGACGCAGGGTTATTGTCATGACATTCCACACTCAT
This region includes:
- the LOC136951877 gene encoding transcription cofactor HES-6-like; protein product: MAPSARPNKNGLCLDEDEYYGVNKGDRKTRKPLVEKKRRARINESLQELRTMLTETDLQSKMENAEVLEMTVKRVEHILKNRTQETESLNREASERFAAGYIQCMHEVHMFVSNCPGIDATVAAELLNHLLECMPLNEEHFQDMFMDLISDTSSNNGSTWPIGEALCAALASPGGRSIGGLSSVLSPAPSSIEDLCSDLDDTDSEHNQSASEPSQNQEAQNIPTITYSKSMWRPW
- the her8.2 gene encoding hairy-related 8.2; translated protein: MTASAMAHTVGKHSSAKEERKLRKPLIERKRRERINNCLDQLKETVVGAFRLDQSKLEKADILEMTVKHLQNIQSNTFCDPTLGLEAQQKYSTGYIQCMHEVHNMLLTCEWMDKTLGSRLLNHLLKSLPRSTEEPTLQANTRHDVPPPRQGLAAPSTPARGDPRPGRLIQREGSLSPSGAQERALFLASSPHLHSPHLGMLEMWRPW